A part of Propioniciclava coleopterorum genomic DNA contains:
- a CDS encoding MazG family protein, with protein MARLRRDCPWDAEQTHRSLVTYLIEETAEVVEAIETADDAHLVEELGDLLLQVAFHAQIAADEGRFDIDDVAAGIADKLIARHPYVFAAGDVPDDLDASWEVRKRAEKGRTSALDGIPPLNALARSMKVVRRTRALDVPLPLPDAPVTAAEVGEGIVALVARAQASGIDADQAVRDAVRALERRVAAAEASS; from the coding sequence ATGGCGCGGCTGCGCCGTGACTGCCCCTGGGACGCCGAGCAGACCCACCGCTCGCTGGTCACCTACCTCATCGAGGAGACCGCCGAGGTCGTCGAGGCGATCGAGACCGCCGACGACGCCCACCTGGTCGAGGAACTGGGCGACCTGCTGCTGCAGGTCGCGTTCCACGCGCAGATCGCCGCGGACGAGGGCCGCTTCGACATCGACGACGTCGCCGCGGGCATCGCCGACAAGCTGATCGCCCGGCACCCCTACGTCTTCGCCGCCGGCGACGTCCCCGACGACCTGGACGCCAGCTGGGAGGTCCGCAAGCGCGCCGAGAAGGGCCGGACGTCGGCGCTGGACGGCATCCCGCCGCTGAACGCGCTGGCCCGCAGCATGAAGGTCGTCCGCCGGACGCGGGCGCTCGACGTGCCCCTGCCCCTCCCCGACGCCCCCGTCACGGCCGCCGAGGTGGGGGAGGGGATCGTGGCGCTCGTGGCGCGCGCGCAGGCGTCCGGCATCGACGCCGACCAGGCCGTCCGGGACGCCGTCCGCGCGCTCGAACGCCGGGTCGCCGCGGCCGAGGCGTCCTCCTAG
- the mfd gene encoding transcription-repair coupling factor, whose amino-acid sequence MDVEIAGLLELVASEPVIAQLIQHARTGTDPTLDVTCPAALRPLLAAALSADAGRPLLVVTSTYREAENARDALASLLGEDAVAYYPAWETLPHERLSPRSDTVGRRLGVLRRIAGNAPQPAPRVIVAPVRAVLQPQVAGLGDLRPVAVEVGRDYDIDDLAAALVGAAYVRVDLVERRGEFAIRGGIIDVFPPTSEHPFRVDFFGDEVEEIHPFSVADQRSMEDTVPGIVADPCRELLLSDEVRERAATLALRGDLGEQLTEMFTRIADGHAVDGMEALASVLVDRLELLVDVLPADTTVLVSDPEKVRARALELHATSQEFLMASWAAAAEGGKAPIDLAGSAYRTLGEVRTEALGRGLGWWTLSAYAEDPESLQILAEENEPFRGDIEAALAAIAAALAQGMSVTLVADSPGRASRLHEVLGEHDLAGRVDIVIADLPHGFRLDKVNLQVFTSGDLSGVQGVDKAPRRMPTRRKNAIDPLELKPGDFVVHDAHGVGKYVEMVTRTVAGATREYLVLEYAPSKRGHPGDRLFVPMDALDQITRYVGGESPSLDRMGGADWNKRKTRARKAVREIAAELIKLYAARQATQGYAFGVDSPWQRELEDNFSYVETPDQLAAVIEVKRDMEQIVPMDRLICGDVGYGKTEIAVRAAFKAVMDGKQVAILVPTTLLVQQHFATFADRYAGFPVTVASLSRFQTPAESRKVMDGLADGSIDLVVGTHRLFSNEVQFKDLGLVIVDEEQRFGVEHKEALKKMRLNVDVLSMSATPIPRTLEMAITGIREMSVIAAPPEERHPVLTFAGPSDDAQVRAAIRRELAREGQVFYIHNRVGTIEKAAAKIRDLVPEANVAVAHGQMNEHTLEQVMVDFWERKADVLVCTTIVEAGLDISSANTLIIERADLLGLSQLHQLRGRVGRGRERGYAYFLYPPDKPLTDTAHDRLATMAAHTDLGAGMAIAMKDLEIRGAGNLLGDEQSGHIADVGFDLYIRLVGEAVADYRGEDTEPEPEMKIELAVDAHLPTDYIESERLRLEMYKRLAAVREPADADAVRAELLDRYGALPEPVENLFAVSRFRMLCRSLGITEVLSAGTMIRFAPVVLTDSQDMRRARLYPGSRLNKATHQLFLPRPMTAPIAGKPVTDGPLLEWATQALTALLGSGR is encoded by the coding sequence ATCGACGTGGAAATCGCGGGCCTGCTCGAGCTCGTCGCGTCCGAACCCGTCATCGCGCAGCTCATCCAGCACGCGCGCACGGGGACCGACCCGACGTTGGACGTCACCTGCCCGGCCGCGTTGCGCCCGCTGCTCGCCGCCGCGCTGAGCGCCGACGCCGGGCGGCCCCTGCTGGTGGTCACCTCGACCTACCGGGAGGCCGAGAACGCGCGCGACGCGCTGGCGTCCCTGCTCGGCGAGGACGCCGTCGCCTACTACCCGGCCTGGGAGACCCTGCCGCACGAGCGGCTCTCGCCGCGCTCGGACACCGTCGGGCGCCGCCTCGGCGTCCTGCGTCGGATCGCCGGGAACGCCCCGCAGCCCGCGCCCCGGGTGATCGTCGCGCCCGTCCGGGCCGTGCTGCAGCCGCAGGTCGCCGGCCTGGGCGACCTGCGCCCCGTCGCGGTCGAGGTGGGCCGCGACTACGACATCGACGACCTGGCGGCCGCCCTCGTGGGAGCCGCCTACGTGCGCGTCGACCTGGTCGAGCGCCGCGGCGAGTTCGCGATCCGCGGCGGCATCATCGACGTGTTCCCACCCACCAGCGAGCACCCGTTCCGCGTCGACTTCTTCGGCGACGAGGTGGAGGAGATCCACCCGTTCTCGGTGGCCGACCAGCGCTCGATGGAGGACACGGTGCCGGGCATCGTCGCCGACCCGTGCCGCGAACTGCTGCTCAGCGACGAGGTCCGCGAGCGCGCCGCCACCCTGGCGTTGCGCGGCGACCTGGGCGAGCAGCTCACCGAGATGTTCACCCGCATCGCCGACGGCCACGCCGTCGACGGCATGGAGGCGCTGGCCTCGGTGCTGGTCGACCGGCTCGAACTCCTCGTCGACGTGCTCCCCGCCGACACGACGGTGCTGGTGAGCGACCCCGAGAAGGTCCGCGCCCGCGCCCTGGAACTGCACGCCACCAGCCAGGAGTTCCTGATGGCGTCCTGGGCGGCCGCGGCCGAGGGAGGCAAGGCGCCCATCGACCTGGCCGGGTCGGCCTACCGCACCCTGGGCGAGGTGCGCACCGAGGCCCTGGGCCGCGGGCTGGGCTGGTGGACGCTGTCCGCCTACGCGGAGGACCCGGAGTCGCTGCAGATCCTCGCCGAGGAGAACGAGCCCTTCCGCGGCGACATCGAGGCGGCGCTGGCGGCCATCGCGGCCGCGCTCGCCCAGGGCATGAGCGTCACCCTGGTCGCCGACTCTCCCGGCCGCGCCAGCCGGCTGCACGAGGTGCTCGGCGAGCACGACCTGGCCGGCCGCGTCGACATCGTGATCGCCGACCTGCCGCACGGCTTCCGCCTCGACAAGGTCAACCTGCAGGTGTTCACCTCCGGCGACCTGTCCGGCGTCCAGGGCGTCGACAAGGCGCCCCGCCGGATGCCGACCCGCCGCAAGAACGCGATCGACCCGCTCGAGCTGAAGCCCGGCGACTTCGTCGTCCACGACGCCCACGGCGTCGGCAAGTACGTCGAGATGGTCACCCGCACCGTCGCGGGCGCCACCCGCGAGTACCTGGTGCTGGAGTACGCGCCGTCCAAGCGGGGCCACCCCGGCGACCGGCTGTTCGTGCCGATGGACGCGCTGGACCAGATCACCCGCTACGTCGGCGGGGAGTCGCCGTCGCTGGACCGGATGGGCGGCGCCGACTGGAACAAGCGCAAGACCCGCGCCCGCAAGGCCGTCCGCGAGATCGCCGCCGAACTCATCAAGCTGTACGCCGCCCGGCAGGCCACCCAGGGCTACGCGTTCGGCGTCGACAGCCCCTGGCAGCGCGAGCTGGAGGACAACTTCTCCTACGTCGAGACGCCCGACCAGCTCGCCGCCGTCATCGAGGTCAAGCGCGACATGGAGCAGATCGTCCCCATGGACCGGCTCATCTGCGGCGACGTGGGCTACGGCAAGACCGAGATCGCGGTCCGCGCCGCGTTCAAGGCCGTCATGGACGGCAAGCAGGTCGCCATCCTCGTCCCGACGACGCTGCTGGTGCAGCAGCACTTCGCGACGTTCGCCGACCGCTACGCCGGCTTCCCGGTCACGGTGGCGTCCCTGAGCCGGTTCCAGACCCCGGCCGAGTCCCGGAAGGTGATGGACGGGCTGGCCGACGGCTCGATCGACCTGGTGGTCGGGACGCACCGGCTGTTCTCGAACGAGGTCCAGTTCAAGGATCTGGGCCTCGTGATCGTGGACGAGGAGCAGCGCTTCGGCGTCGAGCACAAGGAGGCGCTGAAGAAGATGCGCCTCAACGTCGACGTCCTGTCGATGTCGGCGACCCCGATCCCGCGCACCCTGGAGATGGCGATCACCGGCATCCGGGAGATGAGCGTCATCGCCGCCCCGCCCGAGGAGCGCCACCCGGTGCTGACCTTCGCCGGGCCCAGCGACGACGCGCAGGTGCGGGCGGCGATCCGCCGCGAGCTGGCCCGCGAGGGGCAGGTGTTCTACATCCACAACCGGGTCGGCACCATCGAGAAGGCCGCCGCGAAGATCCGCGACCTGGTGCCCGAGGCCAACGTCGCCGTGGCGCACGGCCAGATGAACGAGCACACGCTGGAGCAGGTGATGGTCGACTTCTGGGAGCGCAAGGCCGACGTCCTGGTCTGCACCACCATCGTCGAGGCCGGCCTGGACATCTCCAGCGCCAACACCCTCATCATCGAGCGCGCCGACCTGCTCGGCCTCTCCCAGCTGCACCAGCTCCGCGGCCGCGTGGGCCGCGGCCGGGAGCGCGGCTACGCCTACTTCCTGTACCCGCCGGACAAGCCGCTCACCGACACCGCGCACGACCGCCTGGCGACCATGGCCGCGCACACCGACCTGGGCGCCGGCATGGCGATCGCCATGAAGGACCTGGAGATCCGCGGCGCGGGCAACCTGCTGGGCGACGAGCAGTCCGGCCACATCGCCGACGTCGGCTTCGACCTCTACATCCGGCTCGTCGGCGAGGCCGTCGCCGACTACCGCGGCGAGGACACCGAGCCCGAGCCCGAGATGAAGATCGAGCTCGCCGTGGACGCACACCTGCCGACCGACTACATCGAATCCGAGCGGCTGCGGCTGGAGATGTACAAGCGGCTGGCCGCGGTCCGCGAGCCGGCCGACGCCGACGCCGTCCGCGCCGAACTGCTCGACCGCTACGGCGCGCTGCCCGAGCCGGTGGAGAACCTGTTCGCGGTCAGCCGGTTCCGGATGCTGTGCCGCAGCCTCGGCATCACCGAGGTGCTGAGCGCGGGCACCATGATCCGGTTCGCGCCGGTGGTGCTGACGGACTCCCAGGACATGCGCCGCGCCCGGCTCTACCCGGGATCGCGCCTCAACAAGGCCACTCATCAGCTGTTCCTGCCCCGCCCCATGACGGCCCCCATCGCGGGCAAGCCCGTCACCGACGGGCCGCTGCTGGAGTGGGCGACCCAGGCGTTGACCGCGCTGCTGGGTTCCGGCCGCTAG
- a CDS encoding RtcB family protein translates to MSTFPVPLTGTDNTLMWATEADIEDAARRQLRNVAALPWTHGLRVMPDVHYGYGATVGSVIAMRQAVAPAAVGVDIGCGMTAVRTNLRPDQLPEDLHLLRSGIERGVPVGFAAHKGEARTLSRHPDLAARYRTLMAEFDDLRARHLTRAASSGKATAKAISQVGTLGGGNHFIELCAGDDDRVWITLHSGSRGTGNQLAQVHMEAAQALSHNQGLVDRDLAVFLAGTPQMDDYLHDLWWAQAYALLNRDVILQAVCDELSHRIEGIAFEAPIKCHHNYVAVETYDDTELIVTRKGAIRAGAGDLGVIPGSMGTGSYIVRGLGNPASYQSASHGAGRRMSRNAAKRRYSTEDLASQTAGIECRKDAGVIDEIPAAYKDINEVIDAQRDLVDVVARLQTLLCVKG, encoded by the coding sequence ATGTCCACGTTCCCGGTGCCCCTGACGGGCACCGACAACACCTTGATGTGGGCCACCGAGGCCGACATCGAGGACGCCGCGCGCCGGCAGCTGCGCAACGTCGCCGCCCTGCCGTGGACGCACGGCCTGCGGGTGATGCCCGACGTGCACTACGGCTACGGCGCCACGGTCGGCTCCGTGATCGCGATGCGCCAGGCCGTCGCCCCGGCGGCCGTCGGGGTCGACATCGGCTGCGGGATGACCGCGGTACGGACCAACCTGCGCCCCGACCAGCTGCCCGAGGACCTGCACCTGCTGCGGTCAGGCATCGAGCGGGGCGTCCCGGTCGGCTTCGCCGCGCACAAGGGCGAGGCCCGCACGCTGAGCAGGCACCCCGATCTGGCCGCCCGGTACCGCACGCTGATGGCCGAGTTCGACGACCTGCGCGCGCGGCACCTGACGCGGGCGGCGTCCTCGGGCAAGGCGACCGCGAAGGCGATCAGCCAGGTCGGGACGCTGGGTGGCGGAAACCACTTCATCGAGCTGTGCGCCGGCGACGACGACCGGGTGTGGATCACACTGCACTCCGGCTCGCGCGGCACGGGCAACCAGCTCGCGCAGGTCCACATGGAGGCCGCGCAGGCCCTGTCGCACAACCAGGGGCTGGTCGACCGCGACCTGGCGGTCTTCCTCGCGGGCACCCCGCAGATGGACGACTACCTGCACGACCTGTGGTGGGCGCAGGCCTACGCGCTGCTGAACCGCGACGTGATCCTGCAGGCGGTGTGCGACGAGCTGAGCCACCGCATCGAGGGCATCGCGTTCGAGGCGCCGATCAAGTGCCACCACAACTACGTGGCGGTGGAGACCTACGACGACACCGAGCTGATCGTGACCCGCAAGGGCGCGATCCGCGCCGGGGCGGGTGACCTGGGCGTGATCCCGGGTTCGATGGGGACCGGCTCCTACATCGTGCGCGGGCTGGGCAACCCGGCGTCGTACCAGTCGGCGTCCCACGGCGCAGGGCGGCGGATGTCGCGGAACGCGGCGAAGCGGCGCTACAGCACCGAGGATCTGGCCAGCCAGACCGCGGGCATCGAGTGCCGCAAGGACGCGGGCGTGATCGACGAGATCCCGGCCGCGTACAAGGACATCAACGAGGTCATCGACGCGCAGCGCGACCTGGTCGATGTCGTGGCCCGGCTGCAGACCCTGCTCTGCGTGAAGGGCTGA
- a CDS encoding DUF1992 domain-containing protein — protein sequence MTQQPFESLQDRLIREAMERGEFDDLPGAGRPLDLSDAGDPDWWVKRKLREAGDTSALAPAEIQLRRQRAQLLAELPGHPSDAAADAAVAAFNALVKAQRLRPATPGLPPLPVATIGADEARAARRRPR from the coding sequence ATGACGCAGCAGCCGTTCGAGAGCCTGCAGGACCGTCTGATCCGGGAGGCGATGGAGCGCGGCGAGTTCGACGACCTGCCGGGCGCGGGGCGTCCGCTCGACCTGTCGGACGCCGGCGACCCCGACTGGTGGGTCAAGCGCAAGCTGCGCGAGGCCGGCGACACCTCCGCGCTGGCGCCCGCCGAGATCCAGCTGCGCCGGCAGCGGGCCCAACTGCTGGCCGAGCTGCCCGGCCACCCCAGCGACGCGGCCGCGGACGCCGCCGTGGCCGCGTTCAACGCGCTGGTGAAGGCGCAGCGGCTGCGTCCGGCCACGCCCGGCCTGCCGCCGCTGCCGGTGGCGACCATCGGCGCCGACGAGGCGCGGGCCGCGCGGCGGCGTCCCCGTTGA
- a CDS encoding SGNH/GDSL hydrolase family protein encodes MTQEPIDRALLHGAVEIVPTGAGLRPMRLPGWAIRRAADPQLAMSASQPSGVRLAFDTSATVVELTARAERFGYVGVPPRAVGVFDVLVDGDLHARASLETATQHLTDMASGRRSTTVAEPETLRIGLPAGDKRVEIWLPHTESVELVSITAAAELRPVPSGRPRWVHHGSSISQGSNAGGPSATWVARAARSLGLDLTNLGFGGARWRTPSPPERWPRCPPTFSPWRWASTSSTPT; translated from the coding sequence ATGACGCAGGAACCGATCGATCGGGCGCTGCTGCACGGCGCCGTCGAGATCGTCCCGACCGGGGCGGGGCTGCGCCCGATGCGGCTGCCCGGGTGGGCGATCCGTCGGGCCGCCGACCCGCAGCTGGCGATGTCGGCCTCCCAGCCGTCGGGGGTTCGCCTGGCGTTCGACACCAGCGCCACCGTCGTCGAGCTGACCGCCAGAGCCGAGCGCTTCGGCTACGTGGGGGTGCCGCCGCGGGCCGTCGGGGTCTTCGATGTGCTGGTCGACGGCGACCTCCATGCCCGCGCGAGCCTCGAGACGGCGACGCAGCACCTCACGGACATGGCGTCGGGGCGGCGCTCCACCACCGTCGCCGAGCCGGAGACGCTGCGGATCGGGCTGCCGGCCGGGGACAAGCGGGTGGAGATCTGGCTGCCGCACACCGAGTCGGTCGAGCTGGTCTCGATCACCGCGGCCGCCGAACTGCGCCCGGTGCCCTCGGGCCGGCCGAGGTGGGTCCACCACGGCAGCTCGATCTCTCAGGGCTCGAACGCCGGCGGGCCGAGCGCCACGTGGGTCGCGCGGGCGGCCCGTTCGTTGGGGCTGGACCTGACGAACCTCGGTTTCGGGGGAGCGCGCTGGCGGACTCCTTCACCGCCAGAGCGATGGCCGCGCTGCCCGCCGACCTTCTCACCGTGGCGCTGGGCATCAACATCGTCAACGCCGACCTGA
- the pth gene encoding aminoacyl-tRNA hydrolase produces MASPWLVVGLGNPGPTYASTRHNVGFMVADELAGRARAPFAAPRGMRADVVETRLAASGMGGVGADAQRVILLKPRTFMNDSGAAVAKACAFFKIDPDHVIAVHDELDLDFGRLRAKKGGGDNGHNGLKSMRAHLGTGDFYRIRFGIGRPPGRQQAADYVLAPIPASLREDYAVEVSRNADAVEALISGDLAAVQNRFNS; encoded by the coding sequence TTGGCGTCACCGTGGTTGGTGGTCGGGCTCGGTAATCCGGGCCCGACCTACGCGTCCACCCGGCACAACGTCGGCTTCATGGTCGCCGACGAGCTGGCCGGGCGGGCGCGCGCGCCGTTCGCCGCCCCCCGCGGCATGCGGGCCGACGTCGTCGAGACGCGGCTGGCGGCCTCCGGGATGGGCGGGGTCGGCGCGGACGCGCAGCGGGTGATCCTGCTCAAGCCGCGCACGTTCATGAACGACTCCGGCGCCGCCGTGGCCAAGGCCTGCGCCTTCTTCAAGATCGACCCCGACCATGTGATCGCCGTCCACGACGAGCTCGACCTGGACTTCGGCCGGCTGCGCGCCAAGAAGGGCGGTGGCGACAACGGCCACAACGGGCTGAAGTCGATGCGCGCCCACCTGGGCACCGGCGACTTCTACCGGATCCGGTTCGGCATCGGCCGTCCGCCCGGCCGCCAGCAGGCGGCCGACTACGTGCTGGCCCCGATCCCCGCCTCGCTGCGCGAGGACTACGCCGTCGAGGTGTCCCGCAACGCCGACGCCGTGGAGGCCCTGATCTCCGGCGACCTGGCCGCGGTGCAGAACCGCTTCAACTCCTGA
- a CDS encoding 50S ribosomal protein L25/general stress protein Ctc gives MTDELRLEAESRTEFGKGAARRIRRANKVPAVIYGHGGDPIHISLPGHETLLALRTANALLTLVIDGGKKQLALPKQVQRDPITGFLDHVDLVIVKKGEKVTVEVPLLVTGTVKDDRILVMDQQSITLEVAATNIPAHIEIPAGELEIGEQVTAADLNLPEGAVFPGEPTDLILSIAPAPTTEELDAELDAAVAGASDEAPAEAEESAEAEDAAE, from the coding sequence ATGACTGACGAGCTGAGGCTTGAGGCCGAGAGCCGTACCGAGTTCGGCAAGGGCGCCGCCCGCCGCATCCGTCGCGCCAACAAGGTGCCCGCCGTGATCTACGGGCACGGCGGCGACCCGATCCACATCTCGCTTCCGGGCCACGAGACCCTGCTGGCGCTGCGCACCGCGAACGCGCTGCTGACGCTGGTCATCGACGGCGGCAAGAAGCAGCTCGCCCTGCCCAAGCAGGTGCAGCGCGACCCGATCACCGGCTTCCTGGACCACGTCGACCTGGTCATCGTGAAGAAGGGCGAGAAGGTCACCGTCGAGGTTCCGCTGCTCGTCACCGGCACCGTCAAGGACGACCGCATCCTGGTCATGGACCAGCAGTCGATCACCCTCGAGGTCGCCGCGACCAACATCCCGGCGCACATCGAGATCCCGGCCGGCGAGCTGGAGATCGGCGAGCAGGTCACCGCCGCCGACCTGAACCTGCCCGAGGGCGCCGTGTTCCCCGGCGAGCCGACCGACCTGATCCTGTCGATCGCTCCGGCCCCCACGACCGAGGAGCTGGACGCCGAGCTGGACGCCGCGGTCGCGGGTGCCTCCGACGAGGCTCCGGCCGAGGCCGAGGAGTCGGCCGAGGCCGAGGACGCCGCGGAGTAA
- a CDS encoding ABC1 kinase family protein, translating to MDVLAVLGSLANGFGALVGGVLQAWLLVHAARRVLGVPVGWIRAFLVSFVTLGIFFAVVTWLLESGTVAITDANGGAVMAVLAVAALWAFAFSAAVLVGLEVLWPTGSLPPLRTWLFGWKRRLATARRSAQISAILARHGLGSQLRGLAASNRPAQTARSLRLALQDSGVTFVKLGQMLSTRADLMPPVFIAELSHLTNRVPPQPWPVFAETVTTELGRPLDEVFASIEEEPLASASLAQVHTARLLDGQEVVVKAQRASASDQVALDLEILRRLARRLERSAPWARRLGVAGLVEGFADSLDEELDYGVELDNMAALRPSADARGIRIPQVDASLCSSRLIVMERLTGTPIAQASDLIAGLDADVRAAAAQRLLAAVLGQLLDDGIFHADLHPGNVVIWDDGSVGLLDFGSVGRLDAPSRQTLAMLLWAIDADDPVLATDCVLELLDRPDRLDERGLQRELGQLITRYRGGLGRGGSLKVFSELLSMVMRHGFGVPPQIAAALRSLGALEGTLKQLDPGLDLVDAARTVAREVTGDLTPETVRAQVERRLIRVLPVLEHLPRRVDKLTEDLTEGRFTVRVRAFSDPADRHFLTGLVQQLVLALLSGASVLGGILLVTTAAGPQLLPGLGVFALLGYLLAFAGLVLALRAVALIFTRPG from the coding sequence ATGGACGTCCTGGCCGTGCTCGGCTCGCTCGCCAACGGCTTCGGCGCGCTCGTCGGCGGCGTCCTGCAGGCCTGGCTGCTCGTGCACGCCGCGCGCCGGGTGCTGGGGGTGCCGGTCGGCTGGATCCGCGCCTTCCTCGTCTCGTTCGTGACGCTGGGCATCTTCTTCGCCGTCGTCACCTGGCTGCTGGAGTCCGGCACCGTGGCGATCACCGACGCCAACGGCGGCGCGGTCATGGCCGTGCTGGCCGTGGCGGCGCTGTGGGCGTTCGCGTTCAGCGCCGCGGTGCTGGTCGGGCTGGAGGTGCTGTGGCCGACCGGCTCGCTGCCGCCGCTGCGCACCTGGCTGTTCGGCTGGAAGCGGCGGCTGGCCACCGCCCGACGCTCCGCGCAGATCAGCGCCATCCTGGCGCGCCACGGACTGGGGTCCCAGCTGCGGGGGCTCGCGGCCAGCAACCGGCCCGCCCAGACCGCCCGGTCGCTGCGGCTGGCGCTGCAGGACTCCGGGGTGACCTTCGTCAAGCTCGGCCAGATGCTGTCCACCCGCGCCGACCTCATGCCGCCGGTGTTCATCGCCGAACTGTCGCACCTGACCAACCGCGTCCCGCCGCAGCCCTGGCCCGTCTTCGCCGAGACGGTGACGACCGAACTGGGACGCCCCCTGGACGAGGTGTTCGCCAGCATCGAGGAAGAGCCCCTCGCGTCGGCGTCCCTGGCGCAGGTGCACACGGCGCGCCTGCTGGACGGCCAGGAGGTCGTCGTGAAGGCGCAGCGCGCCAGCGCCTCCGACCAGGTCGCCCTCGACCTGGAGATCCTGCGGCGCCTCGCCCGGCGGCTCGAACGGTCGGCGCCCTGGGCCCGGCGGCTGGGCGTCGCCGGCCTGGTCGAGGGGTTCGCGGATTCCCTGGACGAGGAACTGGACTACGGCGTCGAGCTCGACAACATGGCGGCGCTGCGCCCCAGCGCGGACGCGCGCGGCATCCGGATCCCGCAGGTCGACGCGTCCCTGTGCTCGTCGCGGCTGATCGTGATGGAGCGCCTCACCGGCACCCCCATCGCGCAGGCGTCCGACCTGATCGCCGGCCTGGACGCCGACGTGCGGGCCGCCGCCGCCCAACGGCTGCTGGCCGCGGTGCTGGGGCAGTTGCTGGACGACGGCATCTTCCACGCCGACCTGCACCCGGGCAACGTGGTGATCTGGGACGACGGCTCGGTCGGTTTGCTGGACTTCGGCTCGGTCGGACGCCTCGACGCCCCGTCGCGGCAGACCCTGGCCATGCTGCTGTGGGCCATCGACGCCGACGACCCGGTGCTGGCCACCGACTGCGTCCTCGAACTGCTGGACCGCCCCGACCGGCTCGACGAGCGCGGGCTGCAGCGCGAGCTGGGCCAGCTCATCACCCGGTACCGCGGCGGCCTGGGACGCGGCGGCAGCCTCAAGGTGTTCAGCGAACTGCTGTCCATGGTGATGCGGCACGGCTTCGGCGTCCCGCCGCAGATCGCGGCCGCGCTGCGCTCGCTGGGCGCCCTGGAGGGCACGCTGAAGCAGCTCGACCCCGGGCTCGACCTCGTGGACGCCGCCCGCACGGTCGCCCGCGAGGTGACCGGCGACCTCACCCCCGAGACGGTGCGGGCCCAGGTGGAGCGCCGGCTCATCCGCGTCCTGCCGGTGCTGGAGCATCTGCCCCGCCGCGTCGACAAGCTCACCGAGGACCTGACCGAGGGCCGGTTCACCGTGCGCGTCCGGGCGTTCAGCGACCCCGCGGACCGTCACTTCCTCACCGGCCTGGTGCAGCAGCTGGTGCTGGCGCTGCTGTCCGGCGCCTCCGTGCTGGGCGGCATCCTGCTGGTCACCACCGCCGCCGGCCCGCAACTGCTCCCCGGCCTGGGGGTGTTCGCGCTGCTGGGCTACCTGCTCGCGTTCGCCGGCCTGGTGTTGGCGCTGCGCGCCGTCGCGCTCATCTTCACGCGCCCGGGCTGA
- a CDS encoding ribose-phosphate diphosphokinase, which translates to MTGIKRQSEKHLILASGRAYPELADEVASLLGVDLVPTRALTYANSEIYVRFEESVRGADAFVIQSHPAPVNEWLMEQLIMIDALKRASAKRITVVSPFYPYGRQDKKHAGREPISARLIADLYKTAGADRLMSIDLHASQIQGFFDGPVDHLIALPVLVDYITAKYPLDNLTVVSPDAGRVRLADAYTDRLGAPLAIIHKRRDPNKANEVAVGEVVGDVRGRVCLLVDDMIDTAGTIAAAAHTLKEHGAAAVIAAATHPILSGPAAERLNAAPFEEVIMTNTLPIPEGVNVPNLTILSVAPLIAEAIHQIFTDGSVTSLFDGASL; encoded by the coding sequence GTGACCGGGATCAAGCGCCAGTCCGAGAAGCACCTCATCCTCGCGTCGGGCCGGGCCTACCCCGAGCTCGCCGATGAGGTCGCGTCGCTGCTGGGGGTGGACCTCGTCCCGACCCGGGCCCTGACGTACGCGAACTCGGAGATCTACGTCCGGTTCGAGGAGTCGGTGCGCGGCGCGGACGCCTTCGTGATCCAGTCGCACCCGGCGCCGGTCAACGAGTGGCTGATGGAGCAGTTGATCATGATCGACGCGCTCAAGCGGGCCTCCGCCAAGCGCATCACGGTCGTGTCGCCGTTCTACCCCTACGGCCGCCAGGACAAGAAGCACGCCGGGCGCGAGCCGATCTCGGCCCGCCTGATCGCCGACCTTTACAAGACCGCCGGCGCGGACCGCCTCATGTCGATCGACCTGCACGCGTCGCAGATCCAGGGCTTCTTCGACGGCCCGGTCGACCACCTGATCGCCCTGCCGGTGCTGGTGGACTACATCACCGCCAAGTACCCGCTGGACAACCTCACCGTCGTCAGCCCGGACGCCGGCCGCGTCCGGCTGGCCGACGCGTACACCGACCGGCTGGGCGCGCCGCTGGCGATCATCCACAAGCGCCGCGACCCCAACAAGGCCAACGAGGTCGCCGTGGGGGAGGTCGTCGGCGACGTCCGCGGGCGGGTCTGCCTGCTGGTGGACGACATGATCGACACGGCCGGCACGATCGCCGCCGCCGCCCACACGCTCAAGGAGCACGGCGCGGCCGCCGTGATCGCCGCCGCGACCCACCCGATCCTGTCGGGGCCGGCCGCCGAGCGGCTGAACGCGGCGCCGTTCGAGGAGGTCATCATGACCAACACGCTGCCCATCCCCGAGGGCGTCAACGTCCCGAACCTCACCATCCTGTCGGTCGCGCCGCTGATCGCCGAGGCGATCCACCAGATCTTCACCGACGGCTCGGTGACCAGCCTGTTCGACGGGGCCAGCCTGTAG